The Miscanthus floridulus cultivar M001 chromosome 17, ASM1932011v1, whole genome shotgun sequence genome has a window encoding:
- the LOC136516659 gene encoding uncharacterized protein isoform X1 yields MAELSTSSDGLVAEEARQQEPGQGSSEGSHGLQDTKEQEIRKGKAALVSTELLREDLVQSAVSFLKHPKVVACSDGQSRPFLENKGLTMDEIDEAFRRLQSPSSNSVSSNMCTSQGVSDHSCRITEQESKVDKKCMDDSERVEPEAEPVAPVVPRHPKSYMEIMEMIQRGEQPDDIQDINDDPPNPDQPISEPRMAPKPKPWEKQGQGSLVWDLKSPQREPDVLRSEVQHDGTNRAAESVDGSNQGDSLLQAEVAAGSESPATPNEAASSPE; encoded by the exons ATGGCGGAATTGTCGACGTCTTCGGATGGATTGGTGGCCGAAGAAGCGAGGCAGCAGGAACCAG GCCAAGGGAGCTCTGAAGGTAGTCATGGTTTGCAAGACACAAAGGAGCAGGAAATAAGAAAGGGGAAGGCGGCTCTTGTTTCCACTGAACTGCTGAGGGAGGATCTGGTTCAGAGTGCTGTTAGTTTTCTGAAACACCCGAAAGTAGTAGCCTGTTCGGATGGACAGAGTCGACCTTTCCTTGAAAATAAAGGACTCACTATGGATGAAATAGATGAAGCGTTTCGTCGTTTACAA AGCCCATCATCGAATTCTGTGAGCTCAAATATGTGCACATCTCAAG GGGTGTCTGATCATTCGTGCAGGATTACTGAG CAGGAGAGTAAAGTTGACAAAAAGTgtatggatgattcag AGAGGGTGGAACCTGAAGCTGAACCTGTGGCCCCCGTGGTACCTCGTCATCCAAAATCATATATGGAG ATCATGGAAATGATACAAAGGGGTGAGCAGCCAGATGATATACAG GATATTAATGATGACCCTCCAAATCCTGACCAACCAATCTCAGAACCTCGTATGGCACCAAAACCAAAG CCATGGGAAAAGCAAGGTCAAGGAAGTTTGGTTTGGGATTTGAAATCACCACAAAGGGAACCCGACGTGTTGAGATCAGAAGTTCAGCACGATGGCACCAATAGGGCAGCAGAATCGGTCGATGGCTCCAACCAGGGAGACTCATTGCTGCAAGCAGAAGTAGCTGCTGGTTCTGAATCTCCTGCAACTCCGAATGAAGCTGCTTCTTCGCCAGAGTAA
- the LOC136516659 gene encoding uncharacterized protein isoform X2, translating to MAELSTSSDGLVAEEARQQEPGQGSSEGSHGLQDTKEQEIRKGKAALVSTELLREDLVQSAVSFLKHPKVVACSDGQSRPFLENKGLTMDEIDEAFRRLQSPSSNSVSSNMCTSQGVSDHSCRITEESKVDKKCMDDSERVEPEAEPVAPVVPRHPKSYMEIMEMIQRGEQPDDIQDINDDPPNPDQPISEPRMAPKPKPWEKQGQGSLVWDLKSPQREPDVLRSEVQHDGTNRAAESVDGSNQGDSLLQAEVAAGSESPATPNEAASSPE from the exons ATGGCGGAATTGTCGACGTCTTCGGATGGATTGGTGGCCGAAGAAGCGAGGCAGCAGGAACCAG GCCAAGGGAGCTCTGAAGGTAGTCATGGTTTGCAAGACACAAAGGAGCAGGAAATAAGAAAGGGGAAGGCGGCTCTTGTTTCCACTGAACTGCTGAGGGAGGATCTGGTTCAGAGTGCTGTTAGTTTTCTGAAACACCCGAAAGTAGTAGCCTGTTCGGATGGACAGAGTCGACCTTTCCTTGAAAATAAAGGACTCACTATGGATGAAATAGATGAAGCGTTTCGTCGTTTACAA AGCCCATCATCGAATTCTGTGAGCTCAAATATGTGCACATCTCAAG GGGTGTCTGATCATTCGTGCAGGATTACTGAG GAGAGTAAAGTTGACAAAAAGTgtatggatgattcag AGAGGGTGGAACCTGAAGCTGAACCTGTGGCCCCCGTGGTACCTCGTCATCCAAAATCATATATGGAG ATCATGGAAATGATACAAAGGGGTGAGCAGCCAGATGATATACAG GATATTAATGATGACCCTCCAAATCCTGACCAACCAATCTCAGAACCTCGTATGGCACCAAAACCAAAG CCATGGGAAAAGCAAGGTCAAGGAAGTTTGGTTTGGGATTTGAAATCACCACAAAGGGAACCCGACGTGTTGAGATCAGAAGTTCAGCACGATGGCACCAATAGGGCAGCAGAATCGGTCGATGGCTCCAACCAGGGAGACTCATTGCTGCAAGCAGAAGTAGCTGCTGGTTCTGAATCTCCTGCAACTCCGAATGAAGCTGCTTCTTCGCCAGAGTAA